In Rhodococcus pseudokoreensis, the DNA window GCCGCCGACGAGCTTCGCGTACTCGTTGGACTTGAAGTCCGACATGCGCACGATCACCGGATGCGGCGCGAAGGCTGCCGCGATCGTCGCGACGCCCTCGGCGACCCGGTCCACGAAGAACTCGCGGGCGCCCGGATAGGCGGCGATCGCCTCACCGATCTGCTCCTTCAGCGGCCCGTCGAGGGTGTCGAAGTCGAGCAGGGCCTTCGGGTGGATACCTATCTGGCGGTTGATGATGAACTCGAGGCGCGCGAGTCCGACACCACTGTTCGGCAGGCGGGAGAATGCGAACGCCTGTTCAGGGGTACCGACGTTCATCATGATCTTGGTGCTGATCTCGGGCATCGCCTCGATCGAGGACTCGGTGACGTCGAAGTCGAGCAGCCCTTCGTACACGTAACCGGTGTCGCCCTCCGCGCACGAGACCGTCACCTCGCGACCGGCGGTGAGCGACCGCGTGGCCCCACCGGTACCGACGACGGCGGGAACGCCCAGTTCGCGGGCGATGATCGCGGCGTGACAGGTGCGGCCACCGCGGTTGGTGACGATGGCGCTGGCGCGCTTCATGATCGGCTCCCAGTCGGGGTCGGTCATGTCCGCGACGAGCACCTCACCGGCCTGGAACTCGTGCATCTGTTCCACCGATTCGAGCACCCGGACGGCGCCGGCTCCGATGCGGGCGCCGATCGCCCGGCCTTCGACGAGGACCGTGCCGGTCTCGTTGAGCCGGAACCGCTGCTGGCCGGTCACCGCGGCCCGCGACTGCACGGTCTCCGGACGCGCCTGCAGGATGTACAGCTCGCCGTCGACGCCGTCCTTGCCCCACTCGATGTCCATCGGACGCCCGTAGTGCTCCTCGATCAGCAGCGCCTGGCGGGCGAGCGCCTCGACCTCCGCGTCGGTGAGGCTCAGCAGTCGCCGATCCACGGGCTCGACGTCGACGAACTCCGTCGTCCGGCCGACCGAGCGGTCGGCGGTGTAAACCATCTTGGTCGCTTTCGATCCGACGCCGCGCTTGAGAACCGCAGGACGGCCCGCGCGCAGGGCAGGCTTGTACACGTAGAACTCGTCGGGGTTCACCGCACCCTGGACGACGGCCTCACCCAGGCCGTACGAGGAGGTCACGAACACAGCGTCGGCGAAGCCCGACTCTGTGTCGATGGTGAACATGACCCCGGACGTGCCGATGTCGGAGCGCACCATCTTCTGCACGCCCGCGGACAGAGCGACGGCGTCGTGGTCGAACTTGTGGTGCACCCGGTACGCGATGGCGCGATCGTTGTACAGCGACGCGAACACCTCGTGCATCGCCTGCAGGATCGCGTCGACGCCGCGCACGTTGAGGAAGGTCTCCTGCTGCCCGGCGAAGGACGCGTCCGGAAGGTCCTCGGCGGTCGCGCTGGACCGCACGGCGAACGACGCGTCGTCCGATCCGCCCGACAGCTCCGCGTACGCCGTCCGGATGTCGGCCTCGAGATCGGTCGGGAACGGCTGCTCCATGACCGCCGCGCGGATCTCGCGGCCCGCCTCGGCCAGCGCCTGCACGTCGTCGGTGTCGAGTTCGGCGAGCCGCGCGCTGATCTTCTCGGCCAGGACGGTGCCCGCAGCGCTCGGTTGATTCACGAATCGGCGGAACGCGTCGGCGGTCGTCGCGAAGCCGTTGGGGACCCGGACCCCGACGTTGGTCAGGTTGCGCACCATCTCGCCCAGAGACGCGTTCTTGCCGCCGACCTGCTCGAGATCGGCGAGGCCGAGGTCGGCGAACCATCGGATGTTGCTGTTCATGGACGGGCTCCTCAATCGTGACGGTGGGCCCTGCGTGCGAGCACTTGCAGGATGAGTGTGGACATTTCTTCGACGGATTTGGCCGACGAGTCGATGACGGGCAGGTCGTGCGTGCGGTACAGCGCCTCCGCACGCTTGAGTTCGTAAGCGCACTGGCGCAGCGACGCGTACGTCGAGTCTGGGCGACGTTCCGTCCGGACCGCGCTGAGACGAGCCGCGGTGGTGATCATCCCGAAGCAGCGGTCCTGCAGATGCAGGATGGGGCGTGGCAGGTCGGTGCTCACAAGATCCTCGTCGACCAGAGGGTAGTTCGCGACACGAAGTCCGTGTTGCAGTGCGAGGTACATGGTCGTCGGGGTCTTCCCGCAGCGCGACGGCGCAACCAGGATCACGTCGGCCTTGTCCAGCGTGCGGACACTCTGGCCGTCGTCGTGTTCGATCGCGTACTCGACGGCCTGCATACGCGCGTTGTAGCGCTTGACATCGCCCACGCCGTGCAGGCGCGCGGGGGTCCGGGCGCCCCGGGTGCCGAGGATGGACTCGACCTGCTGCATGTGCATGTCGAAGAAGTCGATCACAGGTGCGCGGGTCCGCTGCAATTCGTGACGAACGTCATCGAGCGCGGCCGTGACGAACACCAGGGGTGTCATGCCGCGGTCCATCGTGGCGTCGATCCTGCGCACGACCTCGCGGGCGTCGTCGGGCGTGGTGATGAACGGGATCACTGTCCGCTCGAACCGGTGGTCGGGAAAGTGC includes these proteins:
- a CDS encoding pyruvate, water dikinase regulatory protein — translated: MTETYAGDTIPVFFLSDSTGISAETMGNALLLHFPDHRFERTVIPFITTPDDAREVVRRIDATMDRGMTPLVFVTAALDDVRHELQRTRAPVIDFFDMHMQQVESILGTRGARTPARLHGVGDVKRYNARMQAVEYAIEHDDGQSVRTLDKADVILVAPSRCGKTPTTMYLALQHGLRVANYPLVDEDLVSTDLPRPILHLQDRCFGMITTAARLSAVRTERRPDSTYASLRQCAYELKRAEALYRTHDLPVIDSSAKSVEEMSTLILQVLARRAHRHD
- the ppsA gene encoding phosphoenolpyruvate synthase, which gives rise to MNSNIRWFADLGLADLEQVGGKNASLGEMVRNLTNVGVRVPNGFATTADAFRRFVNQPSAAGTVLAEKISARLAELDTDDVQALAEAGREIRAAVMEQPFPTDLEADIRTAYAELSGGSDDASFAVRSSATAEDLPDASFAGQQETFLNVRGVDAILQAMHEVFASLYNDRAIAYRVHHKFDHDAVALSAGVQKMVRSDIGTSGVMFTIDTESGFADAVFVTSSYGLGEAVVQGAVNPDEFYVYKPALRAGRPAVLKRGVGSKATKMVYTADRSVGRTTEFVDVEPVDRRLLSLTDAEVEALARQALLIEEHYGRPMDIEWGKDGVDGELYILQARPETVQSRAAVTGQQRFRLNETGTVLVEGRAIGARIGAGAVRVLESVEQMHEFQAGEVLVADMTDPDWEPIMKRASAIVTNRGGRTCHAAIIARELGVPAVVGTGGATRSLTAGREVTVSCAEGDTGYVYEGLLDFDVTESSIEAMPEISTKIMMNVGTPEQAFAFSRLPNSGVGLARLEFIINRQIGIHPKALLDFDTLDGPLKEQIGEAIAAYPGAREFFVDRVAEGVATIAAAFAPHPVIVRMSDFKSNEYAKLVGGELYEPEEENPMIGYRGASRYLSKDFADCFAMECAALKYVRDEMGLTNVKIMIPFVRTLTEAEGVISLLASHGLRRGENGLEVIMMCEVPSNAVIADAFLDHFDGFSIGSNDMTQLTLGLDRDSALVADSFDERDPAVKHMLAAAISACKARGKYVGICGQGPSDHVDLAEWLLEQGIESMSLNPDTVVDTWTRLATLG